The Pongo abelii isolate AG06213 chromosome 20, NHGRI_mPonAbe1-v2.0_pri, whole genome shotgun sequence genome window below encodes:
- the ISOC2 gene encoding isochorismatase domain-containing protein 2 precursor (The RefSeq protein has 2 substitutions compared to this genomic sequence): MAAARPSLGRVLPGSSILFLCDMQEKFRHNIAYFPQIVSVAARMLRVARLLEVPVMLTEQYPQGLGPTVPELGAEGLRPLAKTCFSMVPALRQELDSRPQLRSVLLCGIEAQACILNTTLDLLDQGLQVHVVVDACSSRSQVDRLVALARMRQSGAFLSTSEGLILQLVGDAAHPQFKEIQKLIKEPAPDSGLLGLFQGQNSLLH; the protein is encoded by the exons ATGGCGGCTGCCAGGCCCAGCCTGGGTCGAGTCCTCCCAGGATCCTCTATCTTGTTCCTGTGTGACATGCAGGAGAAGTTCCGCCACAACATCGCCTACTTCCCACAGATCGTCTCAGTGGCTGCCCGCATGCTCAGG GTGGCCCGGCTGCTTGAGGTGCCAGTCATGCTGACGGAGCAGTACCCGCAAGGCCTGGGCCCCACGGTGCCCGAGCTGGGGGCTGAGGGCCTTCGGCCACTGGCCAAGACCTGCTTCAGCATGGTGCCCGCCCTGCAGCAGGAGCTGGACAGTCGGCCCCAGCTGCGCTCTGTGCTGCTCTGTGGCATTGAGGCACAGGCCTGCATCTTG AACACAACCCTGGATCTCCTGGACCGGGGGCTGCAGGTCcacgtggtggtggacgcctgctCCTCACGCAG CCAGGTGGACCGGCTGGTGGCTCTGGCCCGCATGAGACAGAGTGGTGCCTTCCTCTCCACCAGCGAAGGGCTCATTTTGCAGCTTGTGGGTGATGCCGCCCACCCCCAGTTCAAGGAG ATCCAGAAGCTCATCAAGGAGCCCGCCCCAGACAGCGGACTCTTGGGCCTCTTCCAAGGCCAGAACTCCCtcctccactga
- the ISOC2 gene encoding isochorismatase domain-containing protein 2 isoform X1 — protein sequence MAAARPSLGRVLPGSSILFLCDMQEKFRHNIAYFPQIVSVAARMLRVARLLEVPVMLTEQYPQGLGPTVPELGAEGLRPLAKTCFSMVPALQQELDSRPQLRSVLLCGIEAQACILNTTLDLLDRGLQVHVVVDACSSRSQVDRLVALARMRQSGAFLSTSEGLILQLVGDAAHPQFKEIQKLIKEPAPDSGLLGLFQGQNSLLH from the exons ATGGCGGCTGCCAGGCCCAGCCTGGGTCGAGTCCTCCCAGGATCCTCTATCTTGTTCCTGTGTGACATGCAGGAGAAGTTCCGCCACAACATCGCCTACTTCCCACAGATCGTCTCAGTGGCTGCCCGCATGCTCAGG GTGGCCCGGCTGCTTGAGGTGCCAGTCATGCTGACGGAGCAGTACCCGCAAGGCCTGGGCCCCACGGTGCCCGAGCTGGGGGCTGAGGGCCTTCGGCCACTGGCCAAGACCTGCTTCAGCATGGTGCCCGCCCTGCAGCAGGAGCTGGACAGTCGGCCCCAGCTGCGCTCTGTGCTGCTCTGTGGCATTGAGGCACAGGCCTGCATCTTG AACACAACCCTGGATCTCCTGGACCGGGGGCTGCAGGTCcacgtggtggtggacgcctgctCCTCACGCAG CCAGGTGGACCGGCTGGTGGCTCTGGCCCGCATGAGACAGAGTGGTGCCTTCCTCTCCACCAGCGAAGGGCTCATTTTGCAGCTTGTGGGTGATGCCGCCCACCCCCAGTTCAAGGAG ATCCAGAAGCTCATCAAGGAGCCCGCCCCAGACAGCGGACTCTTGGGCCTCTTCCAAGGCCAGAACTCCCtcctccactga